The following are encoded together in the Blautia obeum ATCC 29174 genome:
- a CDS encoding metal-dependent transcriptional regulator yields the protein MKLHASGEDYLETILVLQKKLGMVRSVDVARHMEVSKPSVCHAVATLRDGGFLTMDSDYFLHLTDVGRAVAEKIYERHCFFTEQLIAAGVDPETAEADACRIEHIISDESFSRLKEAAVMKELVRRQIQTVFALLSKKAQPPNSPRLAAGAKIVTM from the coding sequence ATGAAACTTCATGCGTCCGGGGAGGACTATCTGGAAACCATTCTTGTTCTTCAAAAGAAACTCGGTATGGTACGCTCCGTAGATGTGGCCCGGCACATGGAGGTGTCAAAGCCCAGTGTGTGCCATGCAGTAGCAACCCTGCGGGACGGTGGCTTTCTCACGATGGACAGCGACTATTTCCTGCACCTGACCGATGTAGGCCGGGCAGTTGCCGAAAAAATCTACGAGCGCCATTGCTTTTTCACTGAGCAGCTTATCGCAGCGGGCGTTGACCCTGAAACTGCGGAGGCCGACGCCTGCCGGATTGAACACATTATCAGCGATGAGAGCTTTTCACGGCTGAAAGAGGCAGCCGTCATGAAAGAACTTGTCCGCCGACAAATTCAGACTGTATTTGCACTGCTGTCAAAAAAAGCCCAGCCACCGAACAGCCCCCGTCTGGCAGCCGGTGCGAAAATTGTCACAATGTAA
- a CDS encoding ABC transporter ATP-binding protein, whose translation MIKALKKKYALSNQGAKDLLKGIVYSVLANISLMFPVILLAIVLNQLLAPVLGASAPEISAAVYTVIGIVILAVVFIFHYCQYTATYLGTYDESARRRIGLAEKLRTLPLTFFHQRDLADLTSTIMGDCANFEHAFSHTVPQFFGAVISTGIVCIGLLIFNWQMGLALLWVAPISFAIVILSRKWQEKLSKKHMNARLELAEGIQECLETVQDIKACNQEEDYLRKLDAKMDAAEKAQISSEMTTASLLTTGQMFLRLGLATVIVVGNSLVVSGDTSLFTYILFLIAASRLYDPLSGAMSNMAELFSVQLQVNRLKEIEEYPEETGEKNIHTNGYDITFDHVQFSYEKGKPVLRDVSFTAKQGQVTALVGPSGGGKSTVAKLAAKFYPLDGGRILLGGTDIAPLNSTMLMKNFSIVFQDVVLFNNTIMENIRVGKKDATDEEVIAAAKAAQCDEFISKLSDGYQTVIGENGSTLSGGEAQRLSIARALLKDAPVILLDEATASLDVDNETEIQNAISRLVKGKTVLIIAHRMRTVEAADNIVVLSDGIVAENGTHEELMKENGLYHRLVDLQTASANWKLSV comes from the coding sequence ATGATTAAGGCGTTAAAAAAGAAGTATGCGTTAAGCAATCAGGGTGCAAAAGACCTGTTAAAAGGGATCGTTTATTCGGTGCTGGCCAATATCAGCCTTATGTTTCCTGTTATTCTTCTGGCTATCGTCCTCAATCAGCTTCTTGCGCCTGTTTTGGGAGCGAGTGCGCCAGAGATCAGTGCCGCCGTTTACACTGTGATTGGAATTGTGATTTTAGCTGTTGTTTTTATTTTTCATTATTGCCAGTACACCGCGACATATCTCGGAACGTATGATGAAAGCGCAAGGCGGCGTATCGGGCTTGCGGAAAAATTGCGTACCCTTCCGCTGACCTTTTTCCACCAGCGTGATCTTGCTGACCTGACAAGCACAATTATGGGCGACTGTGCAAACTTTGAACACGCATTTTCTCATACGGTTCCACAATTCTTTGGAGCAGTTATCTCTACGGGGATTGTTTGTATCGGCCTGCTGATTTTCAACTGGCAAATGGGTTTGGCTCTTCTTTGGGTAGCTCCGATTTCATTTGCAATCGTTATTCTGTCACGGAAATGGCAGGAAAAACTCAGCAAAAAGCACATGAACGCAAGACTGGAGCTTGCAGAAGGCATTCAGGAATGTTTGGAAACCGTACAGGATATAAAGGCTTGCAATCAGGAAGAAGATTATCTTCGCAAATTGGACGCAAAGATGGATGCTGCGGAAAAAGCACAGATTTCATCCGAAATGACAACGGCAAGTCTGCTGACAACCGGCCAGATGTTTTTACGGCTCGGTTTGGCAACGGTGATTGTAGTAGGTAATAGTCTTGTGGTAAGTGGAGATACCTCTCTGTTTACCTATATTCTGTTTTTGATTGCTGCCTCCCGCCTGTACGATCCGCTTTCCGGGGCGATGTCAAATATGGCAGAGCTGTTTTCTGTACAGCTTCAGGTGAACCGCTTGAAAGAAATAGAGGAATACCCGGAAGAAACCGGCGAGAAGAATATCCATACAAACGGGTACGATATTACATTCGATCATGTCCAGTTTTCTTACGAAAAGGGCAAACCGGTACTGAGGGATGTTTCGTTTACTGCAAAACAGGGACAGGTCACTGCATTGGTTGGCCCGTCCGGCGGCGGCAAAAGTACAGTCGCAAAACTGGCAGCCAAATTTTATCCTCTGGACGGAGGAAGAATACTGTTGGGCGGAACCGATATTGCTCCGCTAAATTCAACCATGTTGATGAAAAACTTCTCTATCGTTTTTCAAGATGTTGTGCTGTTTAATAACACCATCATGGAAAATATTCGTGTCGGTAAAAAGGACGCAACGGATGAAGAAGTGATTGCCGCAGCTAAAGCAGCGCAGTGTGATGAATTTATTTCAAAATTGTCGGACGGCTATCAGACGGTGATCGGAGAAAATGGTTCAACACTATCTGGCGGTGAGGCACAGCGCCTTTCTATCGCACGTGCTCTTTTGAAAGACGCTCCTGTTATTCTTCTGGATGAAGCTACTGCTTCTCTTGATGTAGATAACGAAACTGAAATTCAAAACGCAATATCCAGGCTGGTAAAAGGCAAGACAGTTCTTATAATCGCTCACAGAATGAGGACGGTGGAAGCTGCCGATAACATCGTTGTATTGTCAGATGGTATTGTAGCCGAAAACGGAACTCACGAAGAACTTATGAAAGAAAATGGCCTCTATCATAGGCTGGTCGATTTGCAGACAGCTTCTGCAAATTGGAAGTTAAGCGTTTAA
- a CDS encoding ABC transporter ATP-binding protein encodes MEKQKNGELSRMFGYAGKFHVLTVLGCVLSGISTILSMLPFVCIWLVIRDLIQAFAAGDISLATGSAHYAWMAVVFAAASILIYFIALNCTHLAAFRTATNMRKSAIHHIVTLPLGYFSQNASGRLRNIIDDNAGLTEGFLAHQLPDLTGAAVMPVAVIILIFLFDWRLGICCLIPMGISVIFLKQMMGGDNAQFMGKYMTALETMNKEAVEYIRGIPVVKVFQQTIYSFKNFHAAIEEYEKFASGYALKCRIPLTGFTVTLNGTFVLLIPVAMFILSGVSGQAAYENVVLDFLFYSLFTPVCATMMNRIMFASEQLMAAKSAVSRVDEILQEKPLKEPEHPLIPADASIVFSDVSFAYPGTKEKALDHISFEVPTGKTVALVGASGSGKSTAASLIPRFYDVQSGSVTIGGVDVRNIEKQELMKRVAFVFQNTCLFKDTLLNNIKAARPDATREEVLKAADEAQCKDIIDRLPDGLDTLVGTGGTYLSGGENQRIALARAILKDAPIIVLDEATAFADAENEHQIQLAFERLTQNKTVMMIAHRLSTIQDADLILVFKEGQIAERGTHEELVALNGIYSSMWKDYQTSIAWKVGKEDEQHD; translated from the coding sequence ATGGAGAAACAAAAAAATGGAGAACTGTCCAGAATGTTCGGATATGCAGGGAAATTCCATGTTTTGACTGTTTTGGGATGTGTTCTCTCCGGAATCAGTACCATTTTATCTATGCTGCCTTTTGTTTGCATTTGGCTCGTCATCCGCGATTTAATCCAGGCTTTTGCTGCCGGGGATATATCTCTTGCAACGGGGAGCGCCCATTATGCGTGGATGGCGGTTGTGTTTGCAGCGGCAAGCATTTTAATTTATTTTATCGCCCTGAACTGTACTCATCTGGCGGCGTTTCGTACAGCCACCAATATGAGAAAATCTGCAATTCATCATATCGTGACGCTGCCGTTGGGGTATTTCAGCCAAAATGCAAGCGGACGGCTCAGAAACATCATTGATGATAATGCAGGGCTTACAGAAGGATTTCTGGCCCATCAGCTTCCCGATCTGACCGGAGCCGCAGTTATGCCGGTTGCCGTTATTATTTTGATTTTCCTTTTTGACTGGCGGCTGGGAATTTGCTGCCTGATACCTATGGGAATCAGTGTCATCTTTCTCAAACAGATGATGGGCGGAGATAATGCGCAGTTTATGGGCAAGTATATGACTGCACTGGAAACAATGAATAAAGAAGCTGTGGAATATATTCGCGGTATTCCTGTTGTAAAAGTATTTCAGCAAACTATTTATTCCTTCAAAAATTTTCACGCTGCAATAGAAGAATACGAAAAATTTGCTTCCGGGTATGCCTTAAAATGCCGTATTCCTCTTACAGGATTTACAGTAACACTGAACGGCACATTTGTTTTACTTATTCCAGTCGCCATGTTTATTTTGTCCGGGGTCAGCGGCCAGGCGGCTTATGAAAATGTTGTGCTGGATTTTCTGTTTTACAGTTTGTTTACTCCGGTCTGTGCAACTATGATGAACCGTATCATGTTTGCCAGCGAGCAGCTTATGGCGGCTAAAAGTGCAGTCAGCCGGGTGGATGAAATTTTGCAGGAAAAGCCCTTGAAGGAGCCGGAACATCCCCTGATCCCGGCAGATGCTTCGATTGTGTTTTCGGATGTTTCCTTCGCCTATCCAGGGACCAAAGAGAAGGCCTTAGACCATATCAGCTTTGAGGTTCCGACAGGAAAAACAGTGGCGCTTGTTGGTGCCTCCGGCAGCGGTAAAAGTACAGCGGCAAGCCTCATTCCCCGATTTTATGATGTTCAGTCAGGCTCCGTTACGATTGGCGGCGTGGATGTACGCAATATTGAGAAGCAGGAACTGATGAAAAGAGTTGCTTTTGTGTTTCAGAATACCTGTCTGTTCAAGGACACCTTGCTGAATAATATTAAGGCGGCCCGCCCGGACGCTACCAGGGAAGAAGTCCTGAAAGCGGCTGATGAAGCACAATGCAAAGATATTATTGACCGCCTCCCGGATGGGCTTGATACGCTCGTTGGAACAGGAGGCACATATCTCTCAGGAGGTGAAAATCAAAGAATTGCTCTTGCAAGGGCAATTTTAAAAGACGCCCCTATTATTGTACTGGATGAAGCCACAGCATTTGCAGATGCCGAAAACGAACATCAGATACAGCTCGCTTTTGAGCGGCTGACCCAAAACAAAACGGTTATGATGATTGCCCACCGGCTCTCTACGATACAAGACGCAGACCTTATCCTGGTGTTCAAGGAGGGGCAGATTGCAGAAAGAGGTACGCATGAAGAATTGGTAGCCTTAAATGGTATTTATTCTTCTATGTGGAAGGATTACCAGACCTCGATTGCCTGGAAGGTCGGAAAGGAGGATGAGCAGCATGATTAA
- a CDS encoding ABC transporter ATP-binding protein, giving the protein MVNDKARRSVIQFEDVSFEYPGAETDSIHHISLDVKEGEFLVLTGGSGCGKTTLTRLVNGLGEQFYEGTLKGRITLLGRNISEYPLYEIGKKVGSIFQDPKSQFFASITEDEISFGCENYGVPYEELDRRVSSAIKRINGDMLRGKEIYPMSSGEKQKIAVASVNAVDPEIYVFDEPSANLDMYSVEALKNLMGGLKAEGHTIIVAEHRLYYLTDLADRFLYMENGSIKEEWTAGELRSIPEEKRRAIGIRAADLHHIEVDISPVKEKDMTMEVKDLAFSYRKHPVFHDVSFQAYAGDLIAIVGHNGIGKTTLSNILCGMQKEKEGQVIYNGTKVSKGKRKNFAYFVMQNTDCQLFGDSVEEELLLNGKGSTQEQRDDLLKLYGLFEWKERHPATLSGGQKQRLTLAVSDWIDTPVLILDEPTSGLDFKNMMRISEHLKDLAQKGKTILIITHDYEFAAMTCNRVLHFVDEGHVETFPLQENLSRLYSCLMCQ; this is encoded by the coding sequence ATGGTAAATGATAAAGCAAGGCGATCCGTTATCCAGTTTGAAGATGTATCTTTTGAATATCCGGGAGCCGAAACAGATAGTATCCATCATATCAGCCTCGATGTAAAAGAGGGCGAGTTTCTTGTTCTGACTGGAGGGAGCGGCTGCGGAAAGACAACTTTAACACGATTGGTAAACGGGTTAGGCGAACAATTTTACGAAGGGACACTGAAAGGGCGCATCACACTGTTGGGACGCAACATATCGGAATATCCTCTGTATGAAATCGGGAAAAAAGTAGGTTCAATCTTTCAAGATCCAAAGAGCCAGTTTTTTGCCAGTATTACAGAGGATGAGATTTCGTTTGGGTGTGAAAATTATGGCGTTCCGTATGAAGAATTGGATAGGCGGGTTTCAAGTGCAATCAAGCGTATTAACGGAGATATGCTGCGAGGGAAAGAAATTTATCCGATGTCCAGCGGGGAAAAACAGAAAATAGCGGTGGCCTCCGTCAATGCTGTTGATCCGGAAATTTATGTGTTTGATGAACCTTCGGCCAATTTGGATATGTATTCCGTTGAGGCACTTAAAAATTTGATGGGTGGACTTAAAGCGGAAGGCCACACAATCATTGTTGCTGAACACCGGCTTTATTATCTTACTGACCTTGCAGACCGTTTTCTCTATATGGAAAACGGGAGCATAAAAGAAGAATGGACGGCGGGAGAACTGCGCTCTATTCCAGAAGAAAAAAGACGAGCCATAGGAATACGAGCGGCAGATTTGCACCATATTGAAGTAGATATTTCCCCTGTAAAAGAAAAAGATATGACGATGGAGGTAAAGGATTTGGCGTTTTCCTATCGCAAACATCCGGTTTTCCATGATGTATCTTTTCAGGCGTATGCTGGTGATCTGATTGCGATTGTAGGTCATAACGGAATAGGCAAAACTACTTTGTCGAATATTCTTTGTGGTATGCAAAAGGAAAAAGAGGGTCAGGTCATATATAACGGGACAAAGGTATCTAAAGGCAAACGGAAGAATTTTGCCTACTTTGTTATGCAAAATACAGATTGCCAGTTGTTTGGGGACAGCGTAGAAGAAGAACTGCTATTAAACGGAAAAGGCAGTACCCAGGAGCAACGCGATGATCTGCTAAAACTATATGGCTTGTTTGAATGGAAAGAACGGCATCCCGCTACTCTTTCCGGCGGGCAGAAACAACGACTCACTCTCGCAGTATCGGATTGGATAGATACCCCCGTTTTGATTTTGGATGAGCCTACCAGCGGTCTTGATTTCAAAAATATGATGAGAATATCGGAGCATTTGAAAGATCTGGCGCAAAAAGGAAAGACCATTTTAATCATTACCCACGATTATGAATTTGCCGCTATGACTTGCAATCGGGTTCTGCATTTCGTTGATGAAGGTCATGTAGAAACATTTCCGTTACAGGAAAATTTGTCCCGCTTATACTCCTGCCTTATGTGTCAATGA
- a CDS encoding energy-coupling factor transporter transmembrane component T family protein, with the protein MSMKFDFRTKLLVIVLTMSLVAVLTSDILIYTLFGVLSVYLIIQGFGRQTIKYLIVCGIFIVLRLLSGGQGITILMPEMFLFMVLRILMMVMAAQPVIGMPPGEVVAVFKKIHAPNGIALPVTFMLRFFPTVRSEFSDVFSSLRLRKLLSWKHPLDAMEYIVTPVIFRSSRIAEELAASAESRGISNPGKHTCRRKIEFQKRDWIMCVIAVCVTAFYFVLERMVA; encoded by the coding sequence ATGAGCATGAAATTTGATTTTCGAACCAAATTGCTTGTCATAGTTCTCACTATGTCGCTTGTGGCGGTGCTCACAAGCGATATTTTGATATACACACTTTTTGGCGTTTTGAGCGTGTATCTGATTATTCAGGGCTTTGGCAGGCAGACAATAAAATATTTGATCGTCTGCGGTATTTTTATCGTGTTGAGGTTGCTTTCAGGAGGACAGGGCATTACCATTCTTATGCCGGAAATGTTCCTGTTCATGGTGCTGCGTATTTTGATGATGGTTATGGCTGCGCAGCCCGTGATTGGTATGCCGCCGGGAGAAGTTGTAGCAGTTTTTAAGAAAATCCACGCGCCTAATGGAATTGCCCTGCCCGTAACCTTCATGCTGCGTTTCTTCCCTACTGTGCGCAGTGAATTTTCTGATGTGTTTTCCTCCCTTCGACTGCGAAAGCTGTTGTCATGGAAACACCCTCTGGACGCAATGGAGTATATTGTTACGCCTGTTATTTTCCGTTCATCCAGAATAGCCGAAGAACTTGCCGCTTCTGCTGAAAGCAGGGGGATTTCCAATCCTGGGAAACATACCTGCCGCAGAAAAATAGAATTTCAAAAAAGAGATTGGATTATGTGCGTGATTGCTGTTTGTGTAACTGCATTCTATTTTGTGCTGGAAAGGATGGTAGCGTAA
- a CDS encoding MptD family putative ECF transporter S component, whose product MENEKSTGNKYTVKDAAIIGIFCAVMFVVFMVYSILTGASLFYSMIFNAAGAALILAPFYVYMCMKVGKHGPALVYNIMWAIIAGLMMGPFMIPWFLGGGIIAELSMCGKDAYHDIKRVSISWVITALVRAAHGMSEIWFFKDAFLATGVSEQQVQVQTQYYTDPKYVLLSLAVTAILAVLGCMISNKLIVKHFRKSGAIK is encoded by the coding sequence ATGGAAAATGAAAAATCGACAGGTAACAAGTACACTGTCAAAGACGCGGCAATCATCGGTATCTTCTGTGCGGTCATGTTCGTTGTATTTATGGTCTATTCGATCCTGACCGGCGCTTCACTGTTCTATTCCATGATTTTTAACGCCGCTGGTGCGGCACTTATCCTCGCACCGTTCTATGTTTATATGTGCATGAAAGTCGGCAAGCATGGCCCCGCTCTTGTCTACAATATCATGTGGGCGATTATCGCCGGATTGATGATGGGGCCATTTATGATTCCGTGGTTTTTGGGCGGCGGTATCATCGCAGAGCTTTCCATGTGCGGAAAGGATGCCTACCATGACATTAAGCGTGTGTCTATTTCGTGGGTAATCACGGCACTGGTTCGCGCTGCACATGGTATGTCAGAAATTTGGTTTTTCAAAGACGCATTTCTTGCCACCGGCGTCAGCGAGCAGCAGGTTCAGGTTCAGACCCAGTATTACACCGATCCGAAGTACGTCCTTTTGAGTCTGGCTGTCACCGCTATCCTGGCCGTCCTTGGCTGCATGATTAGTAACAAACTGATTGTGAAGCACTTCAGAAAGAGTGGTGCGATTAAATAA
- a CDS encoding helix-turn-helix domain-containing protein encodes MLTYEKQALSGTIEVLLRSELPDEFEGTKLYGSLEEDELRQDCKIFRLSNETGHGRITVYQVFSGIELYYNDMHMGYCNQNQATVKNMIEINHCLIGRFECSFGENSCCYMAEGDLSISSMMKKKSNSCFPLNHYHGISIVINLDELLPEIRQIMELLNIDLHYIQKYICEGNRCCIMRANPSIEHIFSELYHVREKRKPGYMKVKMLELLLFLSDLNTAEEVLQTDYFNQNQVALIKAVASYITEDLTAHHTIEQLSQKFAISTTALKKCFRGVYGTSVYSYLRTYRLQVAKKLLLETESSVTEIASKIGYENPNKFTSAFKETYGSSPTEFRKSVRLDRSGSVWSGEEI; translated from the coding sequence GTGCTGACCTATGAAAAACAAGCACTCTCTGGTACGATTGAAGTATTATTGCGGTCTGAATTGCCAGACGAATTTGAAGGGACAAAGTTATACGGCTCTCTCGAAGAAGATGAACTACGGCAGGACTGTAAAATTTTTCGGCTGTCAAATGAAACAGGGCATGGACGCATTACAGTCTATCAGGTTTTTTCTGGTATTGAGCTTTACTATAACGATATGCACATGGGATATTGCAATCAAAATCAAGCCACAGTTAAAAACATGATAGAGATTAACCATTGTCTGATAGGACGTTTTGAGTGTAGCTTTGGTGAAAATAGTTGCTGCTATATGGCGGAAGGCGATTTGTCGATCAGCTCCATGATGAAGAAAAAGTCAAATTCGTGTTTTCCGCTGAACCACTATCACGGTATTTCTATCGTCATCAATCTGGATGAATTGCTGCCGGAAATACGGCAAATCATGGAGCTATTGAATATTGATTTGCACTACATACAAAAATATATTTGCGAAGGAAACCGTTGCTGCATCATGCGGGCCAATCCGTCTATTGAACATATTTTTTCGGAACTCTATCATGTCCGGGAAAAAAGAAAACCAGGATACATGAAAGTCAAAATGCTGGAACTGCTTCTGTTCTTAAGTGATCTCAATACGGCAGAAGAAGTTTTACAGACGGATTATTTCAATCAAAATCAGGTCGCATTGATTAAAGCAGTAGCGTCCTATATTACGGAGGACTTGACAGCACATCATACGATTGAACAGCTTTCCCAGAAATTCGCGATTTCTACAACAGCATTGAAAAAGTGCTTTCGAGGCGTCTATGGAACCTCTGTCTATTCTTATCTTCGTACCTATCGGCTTCAAGTCGCCAAAAAATTGTTGCTGGAAACCGAGTCGTCAGTAACGGAGATTGCAAGTAAAATCGGATATGAAAATCCGAATAAATTCACTTCTGCCTTCAAAGAAACGTATGGCAGCTCTCCAACGGAATTCAGAAAGAGTGTCCGTTTGGATAGAAGCGGGTCCGTATGGAGTGGCGAAGAAATCTGA
- a CDS encoding TnpV protein: MILERTSAGLCSSLILSEKLYPHLLEIDRAEQERMDAMLPRMMEAAGVTEELKAHDPIRWVGLMNTLKAQVEEMICQEFIYI, from the coding sequence ATGATACTCGAAAGAACATCGGCCGGTCTTTGTAGTAGCCTGATTTTAAGCGAAAAGCTGTACCCGCACCTGTTGGAGATTGACCGGGCGGAGCAGGAACGGATGGACGCCATGCTGCCCCGGATGATGGAGGCAGCGGGCGTCACCGAGGAACTGAAAGCCCATGACCCCATACGCTGGGTGGGGCTGATGAACACGCTGAAAGCACAGGTGGAGGAAATGATTTGTCAAGAGTTTATTTATATTTAG
- a CDS encoding DUF4316 domain-containing protein, with amino-acid sequence MKLNQFAVYRVDQQTAGKALWHLPYQEARQQNVSITVENYRLVAIHEMQENEKVADIWKRTKNQCEVSDVLVLNKGGEISCYYVDENYPQYLAGFIRINTSGALITIETENYQIDGKKGNWIATDTIIIDGKQFYLMEHQVYRDQAQGVILDAYGKMVVEECKKFDEKTKQKIHDYIQQQVPLNPVEQLKQDGKIRLEHYQKFYQNGTYERSRESGTEANYDMVDGLVNNQKKNQEKTSDASSNNQTSRNQQDGKSKKRRSVIKRLHQKQIAIARRSGKPIPKYLDQEMERKRG; translated from the coding sequence ATGAAGCTTAATCAATTTGCAGTCTACCGAGTAGATCAGCAGACAGCAGGAAAAGCACTGTGGCATCTGCCATATCAAGAGGCAAGACAGCAGAATGTGTCGATTACTGTCGAAAATTACCGATTAGTCGCGATTCATGAAATGCAGGAAAATGAAAAAGTCGCTGACATCTGGAAACGGACGAAAAATCAATGCGAAGTCAGTGACGTGCTCGTATTGAACAAGGGTGGAGAAATCAGCTGCTACTATGTAGATGAGAACTATCCACAGTATCTGGCCGGATTTATTCGTATCAACACATCCGGTGCACTAATCACTATAGAAACTGAGAATTATCAGATTGATGGGAAAAAGGGGAACTGGATTGCAACAGACACCATCATTATTGATGGAAAACAGTTTTATTTGATGGAACATCAGGTATACCGAGATCAGGCCCAGGGTGTTATCCTGGATGCCTATGGAAAAATGGTTGTCGAAGAATGTAAGAAATTCGATGAAAAGACAAAACAAAAGATTCATGATTACATCCAACAGCAGGTACCGCTAAATCCGGTCGAACAGCTAAAACAAGATGGTAAAATCCGTCTGGAACATTACCAGAAATTCTACCAGAACGGCACTTATGAACGAAGCAGAGAATCTGGTACCGAAGCCAATTATGATATGGTGGACGGTCTGGTGAATAATCAGAAGAAGAATCAGGAAAAGACCTCTGATGCTAGCAGCAACAATCAGACCTCCCGAAATCAACAGGATGGAAAATCTAAGAAACGGAGATCTGTAATCAAACGACTGCATCAGAAACAGATTGCCATTGCTCGCCGGTCCGGAAAGCCGATACCAAAGTACCTGGATCAGGAAATGGAAAGAAAGCGTGGATAG
- a CDS encoding transposon-transfer assisting family protein, which translates to MRNVNLEENELTITAIFQQHTKEETIQTLKEALEVLEQEESDPENDEMIEIINSTVGKLQQIEDKYYYSLDLNYYLNNLEDDAYEA; encoded by the coding sequence ATGAGAAACGTAAACCTGGAAGAAAACGAACTGACTATTACTGCTATCTTCCAGCAGCACACAAAGGAAGAAACAATCCAAACACTGAAGGAAGCTTTGGAAGTCCTGGAACAGGAAGAAAGTGATCCTGAGAATGATGAAATGATTGAGATTATCAATTCTACAGTTGGAAAATTACAGCAGATCGAAGACAAATACTACTATTCTCTGGATCTGAATTATTATCTGAATAACTTGGAGGACGATGCCTATGAAGCTTAA
- a CDS encoding YodL domain-containing protein: MSIMLQMLMFPFEAESVAYCVCSSFGLDTSDYSFPYIAGWSSSREMKEMKASMDVIRKTAGEMIDQLTEELEIILEEKQKTELHEKYGILVDALEAAGYRYDYRESEPGHIVLAPDGTHEIAGYLQFESWGDIKDWLEDTIAEGTDISERVDRALYPFKFDYTLEEEMFRGNGDRYAIYHVDEGTPGKQHLFMNMAMVKEDGITIDAANYKCVYSGRLHENEKMDDLYAVFNDNPPADYKAHSMSVSDVIITNRGGDMQAYYVDRFGFAELPEFAAQREKILDIVPEIENVDYENDLTCISFYAAECAEFPVMGEVHYDLTLPEALEAYEKIPSERMHGLKCVGFDLKDGSDYEGMQSLMIEGKIQKEFLNSIPGFRENSYVQNAISRVEKYLEERHPNVENPLESNKKVDNEKNISEEKNEKELNIQMKPIPKKKRGEMSL; encoded by the coding sequence CTGAGTATAATGCTTCAAATGTTAATGTTTCCATTTGAAGCAGAATCTGTTGCTTACTGTGTGTGTTCTTCCTTTGGTTTGGATACATCGGATTACAGTTTTCCTTATATTGCAGGGTGGAGCAGCAGCCGGGAAATGAAGGAAATGAAAGCATCTATGGATGTGATCCGCAAGACAGCCGGTGAAATGATCGATCAGCTTACAGAAGAACTGGAAATCATTCTTGAAGAAAAACAGAAAACAGAATTACATGAAAAATACGGCATTCTGGTAGATGCACTGGAAGCAGCCGGATACCGCTATGATTATCGGGAAAGCGAACCGGGACATATTGTACTGGCACCGGATGGGACACATGAAATTGCCGGGTATTTGCAGTTTGAATCATGGGGAGATATCAAAGATTGGCTGGAAGATACGATTGCAGAAGGAACGGATATTTCGGAAAGAGTTGATCGGGCTTTGTATCCATTTAAGTTTGATTATACCCTAGAGGAAGAAATGTTCAGAGGTAATGGTGACCGCTATGCGATTTACCATGTGGATGAAGGCACACCGGGAAAACAACATTTATTTATGAATATGGCAATGGTCAAAGAAGATGGCATTACAATCGATGCAGCAAATTATAAATGTGTCTATTCTGGCAGATTACATGAAAATGAAAAGATGGATGATTTGTATGCCGTATTCAACGATAATCCACCAGCAGATTATAAAGCACATTCTATGTCGGTCAGTGATGTTATCATTACAAACCGTGGTGGGGATATGCAGGCATATTACGTGGATCGATTTGGATTTGCAGAACTTCCAGAGTTTGCAGCACAAAGAGAAAAAATACTCGATATTGTCCCAGAAATAGAAAATGTGGATTATGAAAATGATCTTACATGTATCAGCTTTTATGCGGCTGAATGTGCTGAATTTCCTGTAATGGGTGAAGTACATTATGACCTGACATTACCAGAAGCCTTGGAAGCTTATGAGAAAATCCCATCAGAACGTATGCATGGACTGAAATGTGTTGGCTTTGATCTGAAAGACGGAAGTGATTATGAAGGAATGCAGAGTCTGATGATTGAAGGAAAAATACAGAAAGAATTTTTGAATTCGATTCCTGGATTTAGAGAAAATTCTTATGTGCAAAATGCAATCAGTCGTGTGGAAAAGTACTTGGAAGAAAGACATCCAAATGTGGAAAATCCTTTGGAATCTAATAAAAAGGTGGATAACGAAAAAAATATAAGCGAAGAAAAAAACGAGAAGGAGCTGAATATACAAATGAAACCAATACCGAAAAAGAAAAGGGGGGAAATGAGCCTATGA